The following proteins are co-located in the Tenrec ecaudatus isolate mTenEca1 chromosome 11, mTenEca1.hap1, whole genome shotgun sequence genome:
- the MTIF3 gene encoding translation initiation factor IF-3, mitochondrial, producing MMAAQVLKQLALHTMKRQNSCIIAQCLGAHPGLPTAATQPPLSPPAWRSPLHPQARAFSTAQDAEEAKQKNKPEPAFSNTGRKISDRIIRVLDEAGNDLGHMHRADVIRLMDQRGLLLVKRNASTEPPEYQLMTGQQIHEERLRLRERNKAQPKAGPTLTKELTFSSNIGQHDLDTKSKQIQQWIEKKYQVQITVKKGKQADEPADRSEAIFNHILQTMPGEATFSSKPQAVRGGKATMCVLRPLTPKEKAAHQESQGAQRGTS from the exons AT GATGGCCGCTCAGGTTCTGAAGCAGTTGGCCCTCCACACCATGAAGAGGCAGAACAGCTGCATCATTGCTCAGTGTTTGGGGGCACATCCTGGGCTCCCAACAGCAGCCACACAGCCACCTCTGTCCCCACCAGCCTGGAGGTCACCCTTGCACCCTCAGGCCCGAGCCTTCAGCACAGCCCAAGACGCCGAGGAGGCCAAACAGAAGAACAAGCCAGAACCAGCCTTCTCGAACACGGGGAGGAAAATCAGCGATCGGATCATCCGAGTCCTCGACGAGGCGGGCAACGACTTGGGGCACATGCACCGAGCCGACGTGATCAGGCTCATGGACCAGCGGGGGCTGCTGCTGGTGAAGAGGAACGCCAGCACCGAGCCGCCCGAGTACCAGCTCATGACCGGCCAGCAGATCCATGAGGAGCGACTGCGGCTCCGAGAGAGGAACAAGGCTCAGCCCAAGGCGG GACCGACTCTGACCAAGGAATTAACTTTTTCTTCAAATATTGGGCAACATGATTTGGACACAAAGAGTAAGCAGATTCAGCAGTGGATTGAGAAAAAGTATCAAGTTCAAATCACTGTCAAGAAAGGGAAGCAAGCAGATGAGCCAGCTGACAGATCG GAGGCCATCTTTAACCACATCCTCCAGACCATGCCCGGGGAGGCCACCTTCTCCTCCAAGCCCCAGGCCGTGCGAGGAGGCAAGGCCACCATGTGTGTGCTTCGCCCCCTGACCCCAAAGGAGAAGGCGGCGCACCAGGAGAGCCAGGGCGCCCAGCGAGGGACATCCTGA